A window of the Vibrio fluvialis genome harbors these coding sequences:
- a CDS encoding DUF3693 domain-containing protein: MYTNKLIDAYKEQMNYVQYKQIAPDLGISPQMLTDVRKGRTYLKENQILMLAEAVGEDKEKALIGLAMDKAKTYEAQALWQSIGKKFNGLGISSISMALGGLMLYAVQLKELLLQCALCVLC, from the coding sequence ATGTATACAAACAAGCTCATTGATGCCTATAAAGAGCAGATGAACTATGTTCAATACAAGCAAATCGCGCCAGATTTAGGGATAAGTCCTCAAATGCTGACTGATGTGCGTAAAGGCAGAACATACTTGAAAGAAAATCAAATACTTATGTTGGCGGAAGCTGTAGGCGAAGACAAAGAAAAGGCTCTAATCGGTTTAGCGATGGATAAAGCGAAAACCTACGAAGCCCAAGCACTATGGCAAAGCATCGGAAAAAAGTTTAACGGGCTAGGAATTTCAAGTATATCAATGGCTTTGGGCGGACTAATGTTGTACGCGGTACAGCTTAAAGAGCTACTACTTCAGTGCGCATTATGTGTATTATGTTAA
- a CDS encoding 3'-5' exonuclease, whose protein sequence is MHALPLSDAVILDTETTGLDSSARIVEISLIDAESGLTLYSGLVNPMIQIPAEATAIHGITNEDVADKPTFDVVWNEIKDFLFEQHVIVYNFDYDYRLIKQSLSDFDYPLANLIHFFGGGLCAMAWYAEFYGDWNDYHECYKWQRLTAACAQQNIDVSDLTAHRALADCEMTRRLIHAVNAKIKG, encoded by the coding sequence ATTCACGCTTTACCTCTATCAGATGCTGTCATTCTCGACACGGAAACTACGGGCTTAGATTCGAGTGCTCGTATTGTTGAAATTTCACTGATTGATGCTGAGTCCGGTCTAACTCTCTACAGCGGTCTGGTGAATCCCATGATTCAGATTCCCGCTGAGGCTACGGCTATTCACGGCATCACTAATGAAGATGTTGCAGACAAGCCCACGTTTGATGTGGTTTGGAATGAAATCAAAGACTTCCTTTTTGAACAACACGTCATCGTTTACAACTTCGATTACGACTACCGACTCATCAAACAATCGCTCTCAGACTTCGATTACCCATTGGCAAATTTAATTCATTTTTTTGGTGGCGGTCTGTGTGCAATGGCCTGGTATGCGGAGTTTTATGGCGATTGGAATGATTACCATGAATGCTACAAATGGCAACGTTTGACCGCTGCCTGTGCACAACAAAATATCGATGTGTCTGATCTAACCGCTCACCGCGCTTTGGCCGATTGCGAAATGACTCGCCGCCTTATTCATGCTGTTAACGCAAAGATTAAGGGCTGA
- a CDS encoding DUF1293 domain-containing protein, producing the protein MATITGIAIKTFPKSGTKIAELCVLRPVETVNAEKFEQYGIGFNTDIPYNKQPLRVNLEYAQKLIQSRAFVPNRDYDIKFGSNPEDPLEVVVTDLVPVDEDIKKYFAEQLKK; encoded by the coding sequence ATGGCAACCATTACAGGTATCGCAATAAAGACGTTCCCGAAATCGGGCACAAAAATCGCTGAACTGTGCGTATTACGTCCGGTGGAAACCGTGAACGCTGAGAAGTTTGAGCAATACGGCATCGGCTTTAACACCGATATTCCTTACAACAAACAACCGCTGCGCGTGAACCTGGAGTACGCCCAAAAGCTTATCCAGTCCCGCGCCTTTGTCCCGAACCGTGACTACGACATCAAGTTTGGCAGCAATCCGGAAGACCCGCTTGAAGTCGTGGTGACTGACCTGGTTCCGGTCGACGAAGACATTAAGAAATACTTTGCTGAACAGCTCAAGAAATAA
- a CDS encoding DUF2523 family protein produces MQFFVDLISSLGDFGQTIVDFLDFVPTYFQQLVAYINVWYIKLKLVGLIWTMQVYYATAKILLEEIGFTQAIASAFNALPDELRYYAHAFGLPRAISVYFNFVATGFVMKMLR; encoded by the coding sequence ATGCAATTTTTCGTTGATCTCATTAGCTCACTCGGCGACTTCGGCCAGACCATCGTCGACTTCCTGGACTTCGTCCCGACCTACTTTCAGCAGCTCGTTGCCTACATCAACGTGTGGTACATCAAACTCAAACTCGTGGGTCTGATTTGGACAATGCAGGTCTACTACGCCACCGCCAAGATACTGCTTGAAGAAATCGGATTCACTCAGGCGATTGCGTCAGCCTTTAACGCGCTGCCGGATGAACTGCGCTACTACGCGCACGCCTTTGGCCTGCCTCGTGCTATCAGTGTCTATTTCAACTTCGTCGCCACGGGCTTCGTCATGAAAATGCTGAGGTAA
- a CDS encoding zonular occludens toxin domain-containing protein — MAITIRTGANGAYKSSYVAYFVILEALKAGRVVVTNIEGMQPLEEIARRFDIEFPSTTRLIRIFSRDKNGIDLWQHFFCWCPLGALIVIDECQDIFSKNIGFRMEKITHRPLAEFLPHLPKDYENFFNSRHVPVDMSKLDASEIDDRGQAEFDENGRIIYPLTFNEGFTRHRKYNWDIELLSPDWAQIDTVMRACSEQCFFHKGNDGMFWAKRKPLIYKHAKNTSTPVIPKGKDPNVMSVKIPLDAFLLYKSTATGKAQQSGAVNVLYKSPKFLTALAAGIGCIGYFLYGLSGLVLGTSEEVSDAPTAHTQSQVSQSTQGAGQKDAEGAGVLPARGAGHPANSGAADSVALASSRVELMRQMLGLYEIQSLYYTGHTTRQTNKGFKFMVTLEARTPEGTYYFDDTFLKANHISFVHYDDCLLQLTKEAVNLNVFCKPRQEQQREPERAEIKLNSIF; from the coding sequence ATGGCCATCACCATTCGCACGGGCGCGAACGGCGCCTACAAATCTTCCTATGTCGCCTACTTTGTTATCCTGGAAGCGCTCAAAGCGGGTCGAGTGGTCGTGACCAACATTGAAGGCATGCAACCACTGGAAGAAATCGCGCGCCGGTTCGATATCGAGTTCCCCAGTACGACCCGTTTGATCCGCATCTTCAGCCGTGACAAAAACGGCATCGACCTGTGGCAGCACTTCTTTTGCTGGTGCCCGCTTGGGGCACTCATTGTCATCGACGAATGCCAGGATATTTTCTCTAAGAACATCGGCTTTCGTATGGAGAAAATCACTCACCGTCCTTTGGCCGAGTTCCTGCCGCATCTGCCGAAAGACTATGAGAACTTCTTCAACTCGCGCCACGTCCCTGTCGATATGTCCAAGCTCGACGCCTCGGAGATAGACGACCGCGGCCAGGCAGAATTCGACGAAAACGGGCGCATCATCTACCCGCTCACGTTTAACGAAGGCTTCACTCGCCATCGCAAATACAACTGGGATATAGAGCTGCTCTCACCGGATTGGGCGCAGATTGATACCGTCATGCGCGCCTGTTCGGAGCAGTGCTTCTTTCACAAAGGCAATGACGGTATGTTCTGGGCGAAGCGCAAGCCGCTTATCTACAAACACGCGAAGAACACCTCAACGCCTGTTATCCCCAAAGGCAAAGACCCCAACGTCATGTCGGTCAAAATCCCGCTTGATGCGTTCCTGCTGTACAAGTCCACGGCCACCGGAAAAGCGCAACAGTCCGGCGCCGTGAACGTCCTTTATAAAAGCCCGAAATTCCTGACGGCCTTGGCCGCGGGTATCGGCTGCATAGGATACTTTCTCTATGGTTTATCCGGTCTGGTTCTTGGTACTTCTGAGGAAGTATCGGACGCGCCCACGGCGCACACTCAATCTCAGGTTTCTCAATCGACCCAAGGCGCTGGTCAAAAAGATGCTGAAGGTGCTGGCGTTCTACCTGCTCGTGGGGCTGGCCATCCGGCTAACAGCGGTGCCGCTGATTCAGTTGCTCTTGCATCAAGCCGGGTTGAACTGATGCGTCAAATGTTGGGGCTCTATGAAATACAGAGCCTCTACTACACTGGCCACACAACCAGGCAAACCAACAAGGGCTTTAAGTTCATGGTCACGCTGGAAGCCAGGACACCGGAAGGCACCTATTACTTTGATGACACCTTCCTCAAGGCCAATCACATCAGCTTCGTGCACTACGACGATTGCCTGTTGCAGCTGACCAAGGAAGCGGTCAATCTGAACGTGTTCTGCAAGCCTCGCCAGGAGCAACAACGCGAACCCGAACGCGCTGAAATCAAGCTGAACTCGATATTCTAG